In Gallus gallus isolate bGalGal1 chromosome 6, bGalGal1.mat.broiler.GRCg7b, whole genome shotgun sequence, a single genomic region encodes these proteins:
- the CALHM3 gene encoding calcium homeostasis modulator protein 3 isoform X1: MDRFRMIFQYFQSNSESVMNGICGLLALASVKIYTCLDFSCPCLPHYNMAYGLGIMFVPPIALFLCGLILNRQSLVMLEEWRRPQGHRRKDLAVIRYMCCSIMQRAMVAPAVWIVVTLLDGKCLICAFSGSVDPKKFVGFANATLAQAQEMLSRVPCKEDELMRNSTSRRAVSRYLRCWSQALGWSILLILIIAVFLARWLAPCFNQAALLQTRHWSNYIDIEQKIFEETCCEHSRLFAHQCILHFFESMRKEIRQHSFDLPREKEGEEDLLQGITDRDQVNKLLKMWYYEKPPLDVSQVTHRHPLGQERSPPPCAGSCGARSKFTQHTHM, from the exons ATGGACCGCTTCCGGATGATCTTCCAGTACTTCCAGTCCAACTCAGAGTCTGTAATGAATGGGATCTGTGGGCTGTTAGCCCTGGCTAGCGTAAAGATTTATACCTGCCTTGACTTCAGCTGCCCCTGCCTGCCCCACTACAACATGGCATATGGCTTGGGGATCATGTTCGTGCCCCCCATCGCCCTCTTCCTCTGCGGCCTCATCCTCAACAGACAATCTCTGGTGATGCTGGAGGAGTGGAGGCGGCCACAGGGACACAGGAGGAAGGACCTGGCTGTCATCAG GTACATGTGCTGCTCCATCATGCAGCGAGCCATGGTTGCCCCAGCCGTCTGGATCGTGGTCACCCTTCTGGATGGCAAATGCCTGATCTGTGCCTTCAGCGGCTCTGTGGATCCCAAGAAGTTTGTGGGCTTTGCCAATGCCACCCTGGCACAGGCACAGGAGATGCTCAGCAGGGTGCCCTGCAAGGAGGACGAGCTGATGAGGAACAGCACATCCCGCAGGGCGGTGTCCAGGTACCTGCGCTGCTGGTCCCAG GCCCTTGGCTGGAGCATTTTGTTGATCCTCATCATAGCTGTTTTCCTTGCCCGCTGGCTCGCACCTTGTTTCAACCAGGCTGCCCTCCTCCAGACACGTCACTGGAGTAACTACATTGACATCGAGCAGAAGATTTTTGAAGAAacctgctgtgagcacagccGGCTCTTTGCTCACCAATGCATCCTTCACTTCTTTGAAAGCATGCGGAAAGAAATCAGACAGCACAGCTTCGACTTGCctagagagaaagagggagaggaagatCTTCTCCAGGGCATCACAGACCGCGATCAGGTGAACAAACTTCTGAAGATGTGGTACTATGAGAAACCTCCCTTGGATGTGAGCCAGGTGA